TGCTTTTCTGGAGCATACTGATATACAAAGCCTACACCCTTTGCATCTCTCCTTGTCTATAACCACGTTGGGCATAACAGAGCACCTTTTACTTATCCCGAATGCTTTCGGGATTTACTGAATGTCCACTCCACTTGAGCTTTTTCCTGAGTATTGTAAAAAAATCATTTTCAGGTAACGAAATTAACTTCAAAGTATATGGAGCTTTTTTTATAACTAGTTTATCAGGATGCAGCAAGTCAAACTTAATCTGTCCATCAATTGTTAACGCTATTTTATTAGTCTCAAATATTGGCTCAACAGAAATAGAGCTTTTTTCTGAAACAATAATAGGTCTGTTAGTTAGTGTATGAGGACATATTGGAGTGATAATTATCGCTTTTAGAGCAGGATGCACAATCGGGCCTCCGGCTGAAAGAGAATAGGCTGTGGAACCTGTTGGAGTTGCTATAATTAATCCATCTGCAATGTATGTAGTCACATATTGCTTATCTATCGAAGTCTCAAGTTTTAGAACTCTTGCAATTGCTTCTGTGGTTATTACTGCATCATTAAGTGCAGAAAAAGGAAAAATCTTCCCTTCTCCCTTTCTTAAAACATATCCATTAATCAGCATCCGATTTTCAATAGAAAACTTGTTGCCTAAAACCTGTTCCAGAACTTCGTATATTCGCGAATAATTAATCTCTGTGAGAAAACCGAGTCCACCAAGATTAACTCCAAGAATTGGTATGCCTGATGATGAAACAAGCCTTGCTGCACTAAGTAGTGTTCCATCTCCACCTAAAGCAATCAAGACATCTATATTGGATAATAATTCTTCATTTTCTACGGCAATTTTTTTATCTAAAAGCATCTCTGAGCAATCATGAGACACAAAGACTCTTATCCCTTTTTTGCCCAACCAGTTAGATAAATCCCTAGCCAGTTTTAAAGCGGATAACTTCCTAGGATTACCGACTATGCCAATTCTCGTTATGTCTTTAACCATTGCTTTTTTTTTACCTTAAAACCTGAACTTAGTTCTGCCAAGCAAATCATGAAGGTGAACAACTCCTTCAGGTACGTCTTTTTTGTTAAGTATCAACAACGAAGTTATTGAGTATTTTTCCATTTTTTCAAGAGCTTCTACCGCAAGAGAATTCTTATCAATTGTTTTCGGATCTCTACTCATAAACGTGGTAACTTTTTTATTCAAAAAACCTTCAACTTTAACACTGCGCCTAACATCTCCGTCCGTAACAATACCTTTTAATTTCCTATCAGCATCTAAAACCAATGCAAACCCAAATCCTTTTGCGGAGATTTCTGCTATTGCTTCTCTCATCGTAATATTATGTTTAACAATTGGAATTTGTCTTCCTGTTTTCATAACATCTTTTACTTTGAGACTTAATCTTCTTCCCAAACTACCGGCCGGATGCAGAAGTGCGTAATCCTCTCTTTTGAAATCTCTCTCTTCAAGAAGCGCTATAGCGAGTGCATCTCCCATTGCAAGCGTTGCTGTAGTACTCGCTGTTGGAGCAAGACCCAGCGGACAAGCTTCCTGCTTAACCCCTATGTCTAAAACCAGATCGCTGTGTCTCGCAAGAGTTGAATTCTTTCCACCCGTCATCGAAATTATTTTAGCTTTTCTCTTCTTAAAAAAAGACAAAAGATTATTTATTTCCTCTGTCTCTCCGCTATTTGATATTGCTATAACAATATCACTCTTTGTTATCATTCCTAAATCACCATGGGAACCTTCTGAAGGATGAAGAAAAAGCGATGGAGTACCTGTGCTGGCAAGTGTAGCAACTATCTTCTTACCTATAATTCCTGACTTGCCTATGCCTGTTACAACAACCCTTCCTTTACATGATAGCACGAGCTTTACAGCATCCTCAAAACTCTTATTCAATTTCGGAATTAAATTTCTTATTGCTTCTGCTTCTATTCTTAATACTTTTTTTGCAGTTTTTAGAATCACTAAATTATCCCTCTTTAACCTGTTTATCGATAGATATTGCTCTTTTTAATAGATCCGGCAATTCTTTAACTGATATCATATTTGCCCCATCACAAAGAGCTTCATCCGGACTAATATGAACCTCTAAAAAAAGGCCTGCGCAGCCTACCGCAACAGCAGCCTTAATAAGAGGTTCTACAAATTCTCTCTGCCCCCCGGAAGATGTTCCCATACCTCCCGGAAGTTGGACACTATGTGTTGCGTCAAATATAACAGGATATCCAAGGTGCGCCATTGTGGAAAGCCCGCGAAAGTCAACAACTAGGTTATTATATCCAAAACTAGTTCCTCTTTCTGTTAGTAAAATGTTATCATTTCCCGTTGAGAGAATTTTACCAATAACATTTTTCATATCCCATGGAGACATAAACTGTCCCTTTTTCACGTTTATCACCTTACCTGTTTTACCCGCGCTTACTAACAGATCAGTTTGTCTCGACAGGAACGCTGGTATCTGTATAACGTCTAAAATATCCTTTGTCATAGCAATTTCTTCTTTTGAATGAACATCCGAGAGGACAGGGATATTAAACTGCTCCTTTATTTTTGAGAGCACGCCCAACGCCTTATTTATTCCAATTCCTCTAAAAGAACTGACGGACGACCTATTAGCTTTATCATAAGATGCTTTATATATAAAAGGTATTCCTAAATCATCTGTTATTCTCAACAGCTCTTCTGCAATCTTAAAAGGAATTTTCTCATCTTCAATAACACATGGCCCTGCAATCAAAACAAGGGGAGATGTATTGCTTATCTTTATATCATGTAATACTATCTCTTTCATTCGATATTTCCTCTTAGCTTTAAGTATTCATTCACACTGCGTCATTGCGAGTGTCAGCGAAGCAATCTTGCTTGTGCTGCATACTTCTATCCGGTAAATTTCTTGAACTTGTTTATTAGAAGCGCTGTGATTTTTCCGGGCTTTCCGTTTCCTATCTCCCTTCCATCAAGTTTTATTACCGGGATAATTTCAGCCGCTGTTCCGCTCAAGAAGCATTCATCAGAAGTATAGACTTCATACCTTGAAAAAATAAGTTCTTTAACCTTCAAACTTTCCTGCTCGGCAAGCTTTATAACTATTCCCCTTGTAATCCCGTCTAACGCGCCAATGGATGTAGGCGGAGTGATAAGAGTATCATTCCTATATATAAATATATTATCCCCGCTGCATTCAACAACATTGCCAGAGGAATTCAGCATTAGTGCTTCATTAGCGCCAGCATTTACCGCTTCAATCTTGGCAAGAATATTATTTAGATAATTCATGGATTTTATCTGAGGATTTAGAGCGCTAACAGGTGTTCTTTGCGTAGATGCAGTTATGATTTCCATTCCTTTCCTATAAAGTTCTCTTGGATAAAGAGCTATTTTGTTAACAATGATAACAATCGATGACTTAAGACACGTTCTTGGGTCAATACCCAGATCTCCTATGCCTCTTGTTACTATCAATCTTACATATCCATCCTTCAATCCGTTAACTTTATGAGCTTGCCTAACGGCATTCCTCAATTCTGCCTTTGATAAAGGTACTTTTAATTTGATCGCCTTTGCAGAATCATAAAGCCTATTTATATGTTCATCCAGCATAAAGATATTGCCATTATAGATCCTGATTCCCTCAAAAACTCCGTCTCCATATAAAAACCCGTGATCATATACAGAAATATTTGCCTTTGACGTTGGAAAGAATTTTCCATCAATATAAACTTGCATAATAAAACCCCCATGTTAAGAGACTAAATTTTACCAATCCTATCATATCAATAAAAAATTGTCTATAAGTCGTGTTTCGCCTATACGACAAGCGATTATAATTAAACTGGTTTTTGAAATCTCAGAAACATGTGAAAAATCCTCAGGATTGACTATGCCCACATAATCCAAGTACGCCAATCTCTCTTTTTTTATCACACTCCTCATGCATTCTAACACATTATCAGATTTCTTTTCTCCATTCTTTATCATTCCCTCTGCTTCCCGTAAAGACCTGTATAATACCAGAGCTGCCTTTCTTTCCTTAGAAGATAAATATTTATTCCTTGAACTCATTGCCAAACCATCCTTTTCTCTAACAGTGGGTACAACAACAATCTTTACGTTAAAATTTAGATCTCTTACCATTCTTTTAATAATTGCAACCTGCTGAGCATCTTTTTGGCCAAAATAAGCAATATCAGGGTCTACAATGTTGAAAAGTTTCCCAACAATAGTGCATACTCCTCTAAAATGTGCAGGTCTTGTTTTCCCTTCCCAGATTTTATCCATATTTTCAACACTAATAACGGTGGAAAAACCTTTAGCATAGATATGCTTCGTATCTGGATAAAAAACAACATCTACTCCTGCCCTTTCCGCTAGTTTCCTATCCGTATCAAAATCTCTCGGGTATTTTTTGAAATCTTCTCCTGGGGCAAACTGCATTGGATTCACAAATATACTCATAACTACAATATCACAATCCTTTCTTGCTCTATGTATAAGACTCAAATGCCCGTTGTGAAGATACCCCATTGTTGGAACAAGACCAATGCTTTTATTATGGATTACTCTCTTAGATAATTGCTGCATGTCCTGAATAGTCTTAACAATCTTCATTTGTAGCTATGCTCTTTATCCGGGAACTTTCCTGCAGTTACATCTTTTTTATAGTCCTCAAGTGCTTTTGTGATCTGTTCTGCCAAATTAGCATACTGTTTAACAAATTTTGGAACATGTCCTGTTTTTAAGCCCAGCATATCGTGTGTTACCAATATCTGTCCGTCACAGTATGGCCCTGCTCCAATCCCAATAGTTGGAATATGAAGTTTCTTTGTTATATCCCTTGCGAGTGCATACGGAACACATTCAAGAACAATGGCAAAAACCCCTGTTTTTTCGAGCAGCAAAGCATCTTCAATGAGTCTTTTAGCTTTTTCGGGGGCTCTTCCCTGAACCCTGTATCCTCCAATCTGATGAATTGATTGAGGGGTCAGACCTATATGACCTAACACTGGAATCCCTGCTTGAACAATCCTATACACAGTATCTTTTATCTGCTTTCCTCCTTCCAGTTTAACTGCCTCAGCTCCTGCTTCTTTTATAAATCTACCTGCATTTTCCAAAGCCTTCTCCTGACTCACCTGATACGACATAAATGGCATATCTGCAACAAGTAACGAATCTGGATTAGCTCTCGATACAGCTTTGGTATGATGTATCATTTCATCCATTGTTACTGGTATAGTATTTTTGTATCCGAGAATCATAGATGAAAGCGAATCACCAACAAGAATCAAATCAATATCTACCTGGTTAATAATTGCGCTCATCCAATAATTGTAAGAAGTAAGCGCAACAATCTTTTTTACCCCTTTCATACTTCGAATTACTACAGTTGTTTTCTTCATCACATTATCCTTATAAATGTTACATTTTTGTAAATATATCTGAGGAAACAGGTTTATAGTATTGAGTGCCTCCTCGCATGTCTTTTATTGTTTTAATCAAATCATTAAGGTCTATCTTGCTATGAACAAAATCTATCTGGTCAGTATCCACAAAAAGCAACGGGCTGTCTTTATATAGAAAAAAGAAATGGTTATACGCCTTATTAAGCTCTTCTATATATGTCTCGGGAATTTCCATTTCATATTGCTTTCCTCTATTTTTTATGCGTTGAATCAAAACCGAGGTGGATGCTTGAAGATATATTACTAAATCGGGCGCAGGAATCCTCTTAGCCAGCAGAGGTTCAAGATGATTATATAATCCCAATTCATCCTCATTAAGATTAAGATACGCAAATATTCTATCCTTTGTGAATAAATAATCACACACAACAGTCCTTTTGAAAAGCTCTCTTTGCAATATTTTTTGCTGCTGGCTATATCTTGAGAGAAGAAAGAAAATCTGAGTTTGAAAGGCATATTCTTCTGCATTCCCATAAAACTTCTCCAGAAATGGATTTTCTTCACTTTTCTCAAGAACCAGTTTACCATTAATCTCTTTTGACAGCTCTCTAGCAAGAGAAGTCTTTCCTACACCAATAGTGCCTTCAATAACAATATACTTGCCTTCTAACATTTACCCTATTTTCCTAACAATCTGTTCTTCTGTTATCTCATCCAGCAACTGTTTCACAGACTTTCCAAGAACAGGATGTATAAAATCCCTAACAATCTCAGCTAAAGGAGCCAGCACAAATGCTCTTTTATGCGCTTGAGAATGAGGAATTTTCAAAACCTGTTCATTCAAAACAATATCCTTAAAAAAAATTATATCTATATCTATTTCCCGAGGACCCCAAACAAAGGAATTTTCTCTTCCTATAGAAAGTTCAATATTTTTAATGATCTTCAATAAGTTTCCAGGCTCAATATCTGTCTCAACTTCAACTGCGCAATTCACAAACCACGGCTGTTTCTCTATGCCAACAGGACTTGTTTCATAAAACGAAGAACACTTCTTGACCTCAATCTGCTGGTTTTGAGACAACAGGCGAATAGCTTCCTGAATATTTGCCTTGCGATTTCCTATATTTGAACCAAGGCTTAAATATATACACATTAAAGTTCAAAATCCGAAATCCGAAATTCTAAATCCGAAACAAATCCTAAATTCAAATTTTCAAATTTCTTAAACCGTTTTGAATTTTGTGTTTTAGTCATTTGATATTGTTTTGTGCTTCGTATTTCGTGCTTCGAATTTGTTATTTAACACATCTTTCATATCATAAAGCCCTGCTCTTTGGGTGCTGATAAATTTTATTGCTTTAATAACTCCTTGCGCAAATGTATCTCTTGTGGTAGCGATATGCTTTAGTTCTATTCTTTCGCCAGTACCTCCAAATATAACTGTATGCTCTCCAACTATATCGCCTGCTCTAACAGCATGTATCCCAATCTCATTTCCTTTTCTTTCTCCAACCAGCCCTTCCCTGCCATAGACAGCCATATCTTTAAGCTTTTTACCTTTTACGTTTGAAATAATTTTAGCGAGAGTTTTTGCTGTACCACTTGGAGCATCCTTCTTAAACCTGTGATGAGCCTCTATAATCTCCACGTCATATTCATCTCCTAATATGCTTGACGCCTGCTCAACAAGTTTACACAAAAGATTAACACCAACACTCATATTTGAAGAAACAAGACAGGCAACTATGCTAGAGATATTTCTTATCTCAGATAACGCTTCAACGCTCAACCCGGTAGTGCCGACAATTAACGCTTTCTTATACTTTGCGCAGACACTGGCAGAAGCAAGAGCTCCGTCTGTGGATGAAAAATCAACCACAACATCTGCATCTTCTATAATGTCATTAATACACGAAATCACACTTACATCTAATTTATCAATGCCTGCCACTACGCCAGCATCTTTTCCTATGTCTGAATGAGATGGAATCTCAACTGCTCCGCAAAGATGTAAGTCTTTTTGAATGGAGAGGAGTTTTATTATTCTCCTGCCCATTCTTCCGCATGCACCATTAACAACTACATTAATCATGACAAAACTCCTATGTCAATCAATACTCCTCTCAATCTTTCTGCGTTTTCCTTCTTCATTTCGCAAAGAGGCAGTCTTAATTGAGGGCTAATCTTCCCCATCATTCCAAGAGCTGTTTTTACAGGTATTGGATTTGTTTCATAGAATAATGCCTTAAATAGCGGAAACAAGTTGAAATGAATTTTTCTGGATTCTTCTAAATTACCATTCAAAAAACTCTTTACCATTCTAGCCACATGCTTTGGAACTACATTTGCTGCGACTGATATTACTCCTTTTGCTCCAAGCGCCATCATAGGCAAGGTTAGGGCGTCGTCTCCTGAAAGAACAGTTATATCACATAGATTTATTATATCGCTGACCTGATCCAA
This genomic stretch from bacterium harbors:
- the ilvE gene encoding branched-chain-amino-acid transaminase, with the protein product MQVYIDGKFFPTSKANISVYDHGFLYGDGVFEGIRIYNGNIFMLDEHINRLYDSAKAIKLKVPLSKAELRNAVRQAHKVNGLKDGYVRLIVTRGIGDLGIDPRTCLKSSIVIIVNKIALYPRELYRKGMEIITASTQRTPVSALNPQIKSMNYLNNILAKIEAVNAGANEALMLNSSGNVVECSGDNIFIYRNDTLITPPTSIGALDGITRGIVIKLAEQESLKVKELIFSRYEVYTSDECFLSGTAAEIIPVIKLDGREIGNGKPGKITALLINKFKKFTG
- a CDS encoding NAD(+)/NADH kinase, giving the protein MVKDITRIGIVGNPRKLSALKLARDLSNWLGKKGIRVFVSHDCSEMLLDKKIAVENEELLSNIDVLIALGGDGTLLSAARLVSSSGIPILGVNLGGLGFLTEINYSRIYEVLEQVLGNKFSIENRMLINGYVLRKGEGKIFPFSALNDAVITTEAIARVLKLETSIDKQYVTTYIADGLIIATPTGSTAYSLSAGGPIVHPALKAIIITPICPHTLTNRPIIVSEKSSISVEPIFETNKIALTIDGQIKFDLLHPDKLVIKKAPYTLKLISLPENDFFTILRKKLKWSGHSVNPESIRDK
- the panB gene encoding 3-methyl-2-oxobutanoate hydroxymethyltransferase yields the protein MKKTTVVIRSMKGVKKIVALTSYNYWMSAIINQVDIDLILVGDSLSSMILGYKNTIPVTMDEMIHHTKAVSRANPDSLLVADMPFMSYQVSQEKALENAGRFIKEAGAEAVKLEGGKQIKDTVYRIVQAGIPVLGHIGLTPQSIHQIGGYRVQGRAPEKAKRLIEDALLLEKTGVFAIVLECVPYALARDITKKLHIPTIGIGAGPYCDGQILVTHDMLGLKTGHVPKFVKQYANLAEQITKALEDYKKDVTAGKFPDKEHSYK
- a CDS encoding KpsF/GutQ family sugar-phosphate isomerase, encoding MILKTAKKVLRIEAEAIRNLIPKLNKSFEDAVKLVLSCKGRVVVTGIGKSGIIGKKIVATLASTGTPSLFLHPSEGSHGDLGMITKSDIVIAISNSGETEEINNLLSFFKKRKAKIISMTGGKNSTLARHSDLVLDIGVKQEACPLGLAPTASTTATLAMGDALAIALLEERDFKREDYALLHPAGSLGRRLSLKVKDVMKTGRQIPIVKHNITMREAIAEISAKGFGFALVLDADRKLKGIVTDGDVRRSVKVEGFLNKKVTTFMSRDPKTIDKNSLAVEALEKMEKYSITSLLILNKKDVPEGVVHLHDLLGRTKFRF
- the panC gene encoding pantoate--beta-alanine ligase; its protein translation is MKIVKTIQDMQQLSKRVIHNKSIGLVPTMGYLHNGHLSLIHRARKDCDIVVMSIFVNPMQFAPGEDFKKYPRDFDTDRKLAERAGVDVVFYPDTKHIYAKGFSTVISVENMDKIWEGKTRPAHFRGVCTIVGKLFNIVDPDIAYFGQKDAQQVAIIKRMVRDLNFNVKIVVVPTVREKDGLAMSSRNKYLSSKERKAALVLYRSLREAEGMIKNGEKKSDNVLECMRSVIKKERLAYLDYVGIVNPEDFSHVSEISKTSLIIIACRIGETRLIDNFLLI
- a CDS encoding deoxynucleoside kinase, yielding MLEGKYIVIEGTIGVGKTSLARELSKEINGKLVLEKSEENPFLEKFYGNAEEYAFQTQIFFLLSRYSQQQKILQRELFKRTVVCDYLFTKDRIFAYLNLNEDELGLYNHLEPLLAKRIPAPDLVIYLQASTSVLIQRIKNRGKQYEMEIPETYIEELNKAYNHFFFLYKDSPLLFVDTDQIDFVHSKIDLNDLIKTIKDMRGGTQYYKPVSSDIFTKM
- the dapB gene encoding 4-hydroxy-tetrahydrodipicolinate reductase — its product is MINVVVNGACGRMGRRIIKLLSIQKDLHLCGAVEIPSHSDIGKDAGVVAGIDKLDVSVISCINDIIEDADVVVDFSSTDGALASASVCAKYKKALIVGTTGLSVEALSEIRNISSIVACLVSSNMSVGVNLLCKLVEQASSILGDEYDVEIIEAHHRFKKDAPSGTAKTLAKIISNVKGKKLKDMAVYGREGLVGERKGNEIGIHAVRAGDIVGEHTVIFGGTGERIELKHIATTRDTFAQGVIKAIKFISTQRAGLYDMKDVLNNKFEARNTKHKTISND
- the kdsA gene encoding 3-deoxy-8-phosphooctulonate synthase, translating into MKEIVLHDIKISNTSPLVLIAGPCVIEDEKIPFKIAEELLRITDDLGIPFIYKASYDKANRSSVSSFRGIGINKALGVLSKIKEQFNIPVLSDVHSKEEIAMTKDILDVIQIPAFLSRQTDLLVSAGKTGKVINVKKGQFMSPWDMKNVIGKILSTGNDNILLTERGTSFGYNNLVVDFRGLSTMAHLGYPVIFDATHSVQLPGGMGTSSGGQREFVEPLIKAAVAVGCAGLFLEVHISPDEALCDGANMISVKELPDLLKRAISIDKQVKEG
- the folK gene encoding 2-amino-4-hydroxy-6-hydroxymethyldihydropteridine diphosphokinase; its protein translation is MCIYLSLGSNIGNRKANIQEAIRLLSQNQQIEVKKCSSFYETSPVGIEKQPWFVNCAVEVETDIEPGNLLKIIKNIELSIGRENSFVWGPREIDIDIIFFKDIVLNEQVLKIPHSQAHKRAFVLAPLAEIVRDFIHPVLGKSVKQLLDEITEEQIVRKIG